The DNA segment CCGCGCCTGATTAAGCCACGTGGGGGCTGGCCGAGGCCGCGGAGATGAAAGCGCGGCGGCctgccgggggagggggcgcgcTAGACTCCCCCTCCTCGTCCCCTCTTCTTTGGCCAGAACCTGCGGCGCCCTCTGACCGGCGGACCCCAAGTGGCTGCCGCCTCGTCTGCGGGGGCGGAGCACGGAGCATGGATGGAAGAAGTGCAGGCGGCAGGCACCTGCGCGGGGAACCCCAGGGAGTGGGGGATCATTTTTGCAGAGGACACAGGCTTAGAGGAGCGCCGCCACTCCCATGCCTGCCGGAGAGGAAACTAGGGGACCTCCTAACCCAAGATTCATGGGGCTACACTGTCACCCTAGAGTGAAGCAGTTATGGAAGCCAGAAGTGCCCCTGTTTGCCCCCAAGTTTTCCCACAGGATTTAGAAATTTTAGCAGTACTCCATCTCCCCATCAGCACCTCTGTGTCCCTCCCACTCAGCCTCAGGCTGAGGGACCCCCAGTCTGGGGAGAAGGGTCCAGATACCCCAGGTCTGTGGATCAGGGCTTGGTCAGAGTGAGGAGAGCGTGGGGGAACTCTGGAGGGTCCCAGAGGGCTTCCTAAAGGAGGCAAACTGCCCTCAAGTTACCATCCTTCTGATTTGGATATCAAAGGAGATGATGCCACAGACCTTCCCAAGGCCTTCTCTAATCCAGCCCTGCGACCCTCACGACCCTCCATCTCCACTCTCTGGCTGGGCTCCAGCCTGCCCACCACCCTCCTACTTCCTTTTCCAACAAGCTCGTCCCCGCCTAAGGcccttgctgtttcctctgcctcgATTGTCCTCCTCGCGGGGCCAGCTCGAACGTCGCCTCTAGGAGGCTTTCCCTGATCCCCCTGGCAAATAGATCTCTCCTCTATCCTACCACTCTGCTTTTGGCCCCTAGAGATGACTGAGATTTCCTCCTCCATGGATACGAAGGAGGTGGGACAGATGGCAGGAGCCACGATCCACCTGCCTCGCCCCGCCTGCACCCCGACGGTGCGGCAGCGCCACTCCCCGCCCGTTCTccgcatcccccacccccacttcccaggcTGCCTCGCTCGGGTGACGTCAGCGACCTGgtccccgccgccgccgcatcCTCCGCGCCTGCCAGGAGCCGGAGTCCCTCGCGCCCCTCGCGCCTGGCCTGGCCATGGCTTCCGTCACGCTGATGCCgctcttgctgctgctgctgctgctgctgctgcagcctccGCCCGCCACCCCCGCGCCGCCTGCCCGAGACCCCTTCGCCCCGCAGCTTGGGGACACGCAGAGCTGCCAGCTGCGGTGCCGAGACCGCTACCCTAGACCGCAGCCCCCTCAGGTGAAGCGTATGCAGCGCCAGCTAGAGGACCCGAGATCTCTCCGATGGGGGAGGGGTTGAGGATGCAATTTCCTCCACTGAGAGTAGAGACAGGGATTCCTCGGAGAGGGAAGGGGTCAGGGAAGGAGGATTCTCCAATGGGGGTGGGAACctttggtgggggaagggctggAGTTCCTTTGACAGGAGCAAGGGCAGGGGACCGGGGTCCCTCCGATGGGGATGAGGATGTTCCTTCtgcgggggaggggctgtggggtccCTCCGATGAGGATTTGAAGATGAGGGTCCTTCCGATGAATGCGGGGCTGGGGGAGTTCCTAcaagcctggggcagggaggggactgaGGCTCCTGATGCCACCTCATGGGCTCTGGCTTCACTCTGCCGCGCAAGGACCTTTGGggagcccaacccccacctccctcagGCCTGACagtccccttctcctccccctccacccaagCACCTTCCACACCCTCCTCCCTAGCCCCCTCAGAGCTACTAGCCCCTACTGATAGCCttactgccccccaccccagtcagATCCCAATCTTCTCAGGCCTGAATGATGACAAAAACTCCTCCTCTGagcccctcctccttcttcagGCCTGAGAACCCCACTCAACCTCCCCCTTCTTCCCTGGAGTCTTGCGGTGGGGGTACTTCCCTTCATCTTCCTCAGTTTTCCAACCATTACCCAAACCCAGTGACCTCCATTGTTTATCTGTGGTATAAACACCCCCCACCTCCTCAGAGCTAAGAGCTCCTACTAATATTTTTAGCCTCCTCATCAACCTCCTCCCAACCTCCCTAGACCTGGCGGGAAACCAAATCTTGAACCTCCTCCCCTGAGGGCTTCGGATGCTgacttcctcctgctcctcccctggCCTGAACCCTACACCTCTGCttccaggaggagctggagaatTACCCCACTGAGTCTCTGAATGCGCATGACAGGGCCGTCCTGATCAGCGCTTGCGAGCGAGGCTGCCGCCTCTTCTCCATCTGCCGATTTGTTGCCAGGAGCTCCAAGCCCAATGCCACCCAGGCTGAGTGTGAAGCAGGTGAGGGCTGGCTGGGTgggccagggtggggagaggtggccTGGGAAGGGCTGTCCCCAAGTCACTCCCTCCTGTCCCCTGCAGCCTGTGTGGAGGCCTATGTGAAGGCGACTGAGCAGCAGGCCTGCAGCGAGGGCTGCTGGAGCCAGAACCCAGAGCCAGAGCCTGAGCCGGAGTCGGAGCAGAAGGTGGGCGCCTTACCACCTGTGGCCCCAGGCCCATCCCCGCCCTCTACCTGCCCCAATCTGCACTCATACCCAGAGTCTCCCAGGCTCTCCATTCCATTCCAAGCTTACTGGGTGTCCTTGATTAAGCCATATCACATCTCAAGCCTCAACTGTATCTCTGTGACTGGGAAATACTCCCTCTGCACCACCCCCCATCTCCCCCAACACAGCCACCCTTTACACTATTTATCAAGCATGTATCCTGGTCCAGCCTGCCCCAAATTTCTCATGCCACCCTGAGGCACCTGAGACCGTGCCACCCCTGTTTCATGCCCACACAGctactgcccaaggtcacacagttagggTTGTGCAGAAGTGGGATTTAAAATCACTGCCACCAGGGCTTGTGGCCACCCTTCACCTCACTCATCTTCAGTGCCACCAGAGCTGACCTCCATGCCAGTTACTGGCCTAAGCACATTCCTTGTGAGGAACAGGTTGGGGGCCATTGTCgtgagggggctgggggctcagaATGGAGGTTCAGGGAGGAGCAGCCTCCCAAGCACACACATAACacccctctcctcaccccaggGAAAAAATTGCTCACTTATGATAATCCATGAGTGAGTCTAGACAACGCTgcactggggaaactgaggcacagaaaatcattcatcatcatcattacagCCAGAAACCTATACGTTGGGCTTCCCTAGAAAGCCCTTTCCTCTCTTCACTCATTTTCCTCCATCTCCTCTAGGCCTTCACTGTTCATCAAAGTTCAGTGCACTATCATTCCTGCCTGCTCAAAGTTCTCTCCTGAAACtatcaaaataagaataataatgatgactacatttttaataatagtgGCAACTGCAAATTAGGCACCTGTGCCATTGTCTAATTGAAATCTCATGCAACCCTATGAGGGAAGAGAATCATCCCAATCTTAGGGCTCAGAGAGGGCGATCCACTTTCCCAAtggcacacagccctgtgtgCATTGTATGAAGCCATGTTGCCCCAAACCGCTTAGTGAATTTTGATCACAGTGAattctcccacctcccctcccactggTTAATGCCCTACATTGGTGACATTTCTGTGCCTTGGGCCTCCCCTTGGCAGAGAAAGGTCCTGGAAGCTCCGAGTGGGGCCCTCTCGCTCCTGGACTTGTTTTCCACCCTCTGCAATGACCTTGTCAACTCGGCCCAGGGCTTCGTCTCCTCCACTTGGACATACTACCTGCAGACTGACAATGGGAAGGTGGTGGTGTTCCAGGTGAGGGATCTGGCAGAGGCCACACCAGAGTACTGGTTGGGTGGTCAGGGTATAAAGGTGGGATGCATTGGTTCTTGACTCATGGGATGCAAAGTCCACAGGTAGGCaagcttcaggcacagctggatctaGGGGTAGAGTGTCTCACTCCATCCCTTGACTCTGCTGTCCTTTGTGGTAGCCTCATTCCCAGGCAAGTGCTTCCATCCTCACAGCAGGGTGGATGCCTGAGGCTCTAGACTACAACCTGTCTGAGGTATTAACTAAACTGAGATGTACTCCTATTGGCCCTGGCTGGGTCATGTGATGGCCTCTCAGCCAATCCCTGTAATTCTATTGGCTTGCCCTTAATCAGGTTCCTACTTCAGGAGCTGGAGGATGGGGTCAAGACAAATCAAGGGCCCACAATAGCAGGCAACAGCACCCCTGACGTCACAGCCCACAGCCCCACAGAGGGTATCCTCTTTGTCCCCAGTGGAACTAGGTGCCAGCGGGCCATGGGACAATATAGTCAGTCCACACAGGGCACAGAGAGGTGTCTCCTAGGGCTAAGATGGTGCCTTTCTAAAGGGCTTCTCTGTGCTGTCTTGTTCCTGGCCCAGACCCAGCCTGTGGTAGAGAGCCTGGGGCACGAGGGGGCCCATCTGCAGCGAGTGGAGGTGACCTGGCGGGGATCCCACCCTGAGGCCTTGGAGGTGCATGTTGGTAAGGTCCAAGCCTAGACCAGTGTTCCTTCCACAGGTGGCTCCACTGCCACAAGGGGCTCTTCCTGGCAAATGAACTCTCAAGGATTGGGATTTCCATCTCTAAACTCCTGGGGTTCCATGGTCCATGTCCCAGGGTTCCATGGTCCATCTCTCTGGGTTCCATGATCCATCTCCCTGGGTTCCATAGTTCATCTCTCAGGATTCTTTGGTCCATCTCCCAGGGGTCCATGGTACATCTGTCAGGGTTCTGATCTATTCCAGGACTCCATGCCCCATTGCCCCAGGTCTTGGCCTTTTTTCTCCTCTCCATGGCTGCTTTCACCTCTTGGCAAAGGCCTGGAGACTGCTGAGAGGTGACCTGTTCTCTCAGACCCTGTAGGCCCTTTGGACAAGGTCAGAAAGGCCAAAATTCGAGTCAAGACCAGCAGCAAGGCCAAGGTGGAGTCTGATGAGCTGCAGGACAACGACTTCCTCAGTTGCATGTCCCGGTGGGTGGCAGAACcctggggggtggtggggggggcCAGAGAGGAGGGTCTCTCTCACCCCACTAGGGCCACTGAACGTGCCTGCTGGGTGGGGCAGGCGCTCGGGGCTTCCTCGCTGGATCCTGGcctgctgtctcttcctctctgtgcTGGTGATGCTGTGGCTGAGCTGCTCTACTCTGGTGACCGCACCCGGCCAGCACCTCAAGTTTCAGGTGGGCGGGGCCGTTGGGCAAGGCCAGGTGGAGGGGTGGCAGGAGAACAGCTCCATATTCTGGGTAGGGCCACCCCCTTCCAAGGAGGCAGGGACCCCTGACTTGCTGAGTGATGTTAGGCAAGTTTCTTTACTCCTTTACgaaaaggtggaaacaacaccCACCCTTAGTAGAGGGGACCTGAGATCAGGGCGGGATCCCCAGCTCGGGGACTCATAGaccaccctccctctcttcctcctcctgcagcccctgaCTCTGGAGCAGCACAAGGGCTTTATGGTAGAGCCAGACTGGCCCCTGTACCCTCCCCCATCGCACGCCTTTGGGGATAGCCCCCCACCCTACAAGCTGAAGCTGGACCTGACCAAGCTGTAGGCCTGGGGCTCCATTGCCAAGGACTGGGGCTTCTCTGGCCTCACTTGCCCTTTGCCTAGGAGTCCAGGCCAAGGCAGAACCATCCTTGGGCTCCTCCTCCCCTAAAttcttctctccccagccctgcccccactccctggATCCTGGGGTTCCCATGGCCCTGCTGAGGGTGCAGGGTCTGGCCTTAGttctctctgcccccttcccccagagCATTACTTTTGTCTTCTATCGTTACTTTTGTCTTCTATTGTATAGCTTCTTGAGAATCGGAACCCCAGTTCTGTGCTGCCtatctgcttcctcctctctcccctctctggggGTCTGAGGCCGCAGGGGAGCTGCCTTGTGCTAGggctttcccttttctccccgcCCCACCTGTGGAGATCTAGCCCCATGAGAGGACAGGACTAGAGGATgcctggaggcaggaggtggtgggTAGCTTCATGCTGGGGGTGTGGATGAGCCTGGAGTTGCAGCACGGGGGTCGGGAGGAATAAACCCTGTATATAAAAAAACGTCTGGGACTGAGCCTGCTTCTGTTGGTCTTTTCGTTTGCCCCTTGGGGAGTGGCCTGAGCATGACCGTGACCCCTGCCCACCAGGCCCTTTCTGAGATGGGGGAAGGCCCTGGGAACTCCCTGAGGCTTGAGTGGTGCAAAACAGGTGCCATCTGGAAGGACAGTCTCTCTGCTACCCAGCCCACATCACTCTCCTAACCGGGGGAGTCTCTGGAGAAGTGACTTGTGCCACCTGCCTGGCCTGTGTGGGTCAGTGCCCTTTCCTGGGCCCACATGTCCCTCCTGTGAAATGGACAGGTCACTTCTTGAAAAGGACATTTGTTAATTTTGTCACCACTTGGCTTCCATCCTCCTTTCTTTTGGGAATGGAGCTCTGCCCCGTTGGAGGCTGGAGGCAACCTCAGGCCCCTTCCCACAAGTTCTCTCCCCTTCCCTACCCAAGGGGCCCAGACTTGGCATTCTTTCCCTGCACTTTGCATTCAAAAGGAGTCTTGAAAGACAGAAGCAGCCCAGGCCTGACCCCTGATGAGGCCACAGCCATGGCACTCCAACCTTCCTGTCCATTCTGCAGACTCCCCAAGATCCTTCCGATAAATCTTTTAGTTAAGTCAGCTGGAGTCATTTCTGTTGCTGGCAACCAGAGATGCCTGGCTGGTGGGGGCCACATCTCCTGGAAGAGTTTTGGATGTGGCCCATGATGGCCAGTGGGACAGAGGTTTCCTGGGGCTGATGGAGGCTTGTGGGTGATGGATGGTTGTTTGGGGGAAGGTGAGTTAGAGAGCTGAGTGGGACTAGTTCTCTGCCCCTCCACCCTTCACCCACCTTATATCCCTGGAGGTTGATTCACCTGGGCCCTCAGCCTTCTGCTAGTGTCAGCCGCAGGGGGCCACCAGCAGgaggtggaaggaaggagaagtcGAGGGGCttctctccccatttccctccctaCATCCCCCAACCCAAGGCCATAGCTCCACCAAGTGAGCCTTCAGCTCCCTGCTGTTGCCCATTCTACATGCTTTACCACCCCATGTCAGTTACCCAATTCTGCTACACCTTTGCGAGTAGCCCCTTTATTACCACCCTCCTGAATCATCCATTCTGAGTGCCTCCTGCTCGCTACCAGGACCCTGCCTGATATGAACATCAGGACTCAACATAAAGGCAATTTAGGCTCCCAGGGGTTTTTTCTGGGCCTAGCGTGGGGTTTTGGAGTAGTCCCTAGGAACATTGTCAGGAAATAAGACCTGGGCAGAGGCGAGAAGCAACGGCAGGCCAGCGCTGCCCAGTAGAACTTTCCATGACGACGGAAACATTCTATATGTACCACTCCCAGCTGCACGGTGTTACAGAGCCCTTGCAAAGTGGCTAGTGCGACTTAAGGACTGcgtttctcattttctttagctTGAGTTGTTGTACATTTAAGGtttttcctctactttttttGTGGCGGTAAAAAATATGTAGCACATAAAATTTGCCGTTTTTGCcaacagttcagtggtattaggTATGTCCACAATGGTGTGCAATGATCACTGCTGTTAATTTAAATGGTGACCATAATTCCTCAGCCCAGCTCAAAGGGGACCTTGGCTGTCATTTCCCTTGCATACCCGCCCTGCCCCAGTCTCTCCATTTCAGTGGTTCTAGACACATGGATGGAGTCTTGATTCTTCGCTGTCCTCACTCTACCTTATCCCATCAGCAGGACCTGTCCCCTTAGCCTCCAGACCACAAGCTTCTCTGTATCTCCATGGCAACAACCAAGGTCCAAGCCACCAGTAATTCTCGCCCAACGAATGTGCTCGTCTCCTCTTGGGGATCCCTGTTTTCCCTCCAGCCACCTTCCAGCTTCATGCAGCAACTGGGGAGCTATTGGTATAAAGCAAATCTGATCCTAGACATTACCCCCTACTGAGGTTTAGTGCTGCCACGAGGAGCCCAAATATCCACAGGAACCAACAAGGCCCCCAGGATTTGGTCTAATTAACATTTccagaggggaggatatagctcagtggtagagtgcatgcttagcatgcacaaggtcctgggttcaatccttagaacccccaaatacatacatacatacatacatacatacatacatacatacatacatacatatatacacacatacatacatacgtacatacctaattacctctccccccaaataaTAAAGTACAACTATTAACATCTCCATATACTTCTATGGAGGCTTTGCCCCTTGCTCACTATGCTCCAGCCACATGGAATTTTTCTGGATTCCTCAAGCCCACCTTGTTCCTTctagccccagggcctttgcacttgcatTTCCCTTAGCCAGGAACTCCCTCGAAGCCCTGCTCTATCCAAGTTCTCAACAAAAAGGGCTCTTCCTTAGCCAAAGACATCCCTGCCACCCTGGACTGGGCCAGCATCCCCTGTCATACCAATGTTCAGCTCCCTGTTCGTCTTCCCTGTGCTTACCACatttacagtttcctttttctaaaaaacaACAATCATTTTATTTGCTCACCATTCTGTGGGTACATGGTTTTTTCATTCACTTGTCCAGTACCTGTACTAATATAGCTCAAACACCTGGTGCTGGCCAGAACACTCAGTGCATTTGTAGTTGATGAATAATTATTTGTTTCAATGTTGGCTTCCTTTAACATAATtttataagctccatgagggaaGCTCCCAAAGGTCTCATGTGACCTGGCATGGAGAAGGTTATCAGTAATTATTTTTACCTGgctgtctccctgcttctctgtCAGACCTCAGAAGCAGCTTCACTTGGTCAAGTCCATTCCCTACATGGGATCTGACCTTGTCCCTCTCCAGCAGGCTCCCTGTTGCCCACAGATACCACCTAATTTCCTCTGCTTTCCGTTTAAGGGCTTTTAATTCCCCTTGCTAAGCTGGCAGCCACCTCTCTTGTTATGTCCCTCCCACCTTTTGGTCTGAAGACATAGTGGGCTTCATCCTCACTGTTTTCTGCAGTCACATCAATGGCCCAGCCTTCAGATCTTTGCTATAGCTGTTCTTTCTGCTCAGAATGCCATCACAGACCTGGTAGGACTCTACCTGGCACTCAtcactctcttcttcctttctaatagaATTCTGGTTTGGTTTGATCAAACCTATGTGGCTCAGGGGAAGTTGAGCAGCATAACTCAAGCCTCCTGGGGTATCGGTGGGATTTACTGGGAGAGAGACATCCCCTGGGATTGCTGAGCTGTGAGGATGTGAGTCTGAAGCTGCCAAGGGCTGTTTGTCACTACGACAACAAGGTCTGCTGGAGGATGGAGAGAGATAATGTCTTCACGCCATTGCTGGAAGTCCTGGATCAAGCTGTGCCTGAAGCCATCATGTCCCTTGATTTTTAGCTTAAGCCAATTTGTGTTGGACTCCTTGAAACTTGTGACTGATTCCTCTCTCTTtgtcttctctcccctctctcaaGACTGAGCTGCAAGGGCAGAGAGTTTGCTTGTTTGCTGCTGTGTGTCTACTGTATTAATTCTTGAAGCCCTGGTGaccagcccagggctgggcccaGAGTGGACGTCTCATAGATGAAGAATGAATAATGCCAGATGGTGCGGGTAGAAACCATGAGCACTACACTATTGGTGTATGGAGATGAGAGAGGAGTTCCCTCCAAGCAGGTGGTGAGTGATGTCTGCCTGGAAGAGGCGGCAGCTGACTTGGACTTTGAAGAATGGGTAGAATCCATGAAGAAGGGAGAGTGTTCCAGGTTCATGgatgtgtgtgttggagggatgTGTGtgcattcagagaaaaataatgcCTGCTCACATCAACTGCCCTTCTAAAGGCTTCATGGGGGAGGGCTCCCAAGTGCCAAGTGAAGACTATTCCGGAGTCTCAGGAGAGAGGGGGACATTTGCCTCCATCCAGGGCTCCTCCCAGAGCCAGGGACCTGCAGAGCTGACCCACAGATGAGTCCTGACTTGCtgcagctctctgagcctcagtttcctcatctgctccCAGATCTATGAGCCATCTGGGAACCGCCCTCTGTGGtcttccctccaccttcctcttGCACCCCATTGCAGACCTGGTGAAGGGTGGGTGGGTAGCTGGTGTTATGGCAACAGGCAGGAGCTCCTACGTGTCCGGATAGCGAGGGTTGCCATGGCAACTGGCGGTCCTGGTTCCCTGGCAACAAGCCTGAGTTCAGAGactaggggtgggaagggaaggagggaggtgtcTCTGGAGACTCTCTGTAAATGCTTGGAGGGCAGAATGGAGACTCATAGCTTTCCCTGCTGTGGGGGGATGTTTAGGCCAGATCCCAGCTGGGGGTTGCGCAGGTCCCTGCTCAGGGCCAGCTGTGAGCCCAGCAGGGAAGCTGAAGCCTCTAGGGATCCTGGGTCACATGACACTGCCCACCACACTCTTCACACCCAGCCTACCAGGCTCCATGTGGCTTCTGGCATGCTCCCTCCTCAGGATTCCCATACAGTCTGTTCCCTCTGGTTAGAAGTCTCTGCTCTTTTCCTGGCCAGCTCTTCAACTTGAATGTCCTTCCTTGACCTCCTGGCTCAGCCCAGACCCCTTAAATCACTACGCCCCAACTGAAGCCTTTATCATGTTGACAATTAAGTTATTGCTTCTTTGCTTGTGTGATGATTGGTTTAATAAATGTTCCCTCTGCCAGATGCGACACTGTAGCAGTCTCGGTCACAGCTGTGTCCCACACACTGAGGAGGCTGTTCTCAATACATCTTTGTCAACACTCTCTCTGCTAACTCCAAGCCTTGCCCACATTCCCCTAGCCAATGTGGTCTTGTCCCTGTCCCTCAGGCTCTTTCTGGCACCTAGCTTGGGCCACACATATTATCCACCTAAAATGTTCAGGAACATTCTGGGCCCTTCCACAATGTTCTGGAATGTCCCAGAACACCCTAGAACATTCTGTCTCCTGCCTTTATTAAAGCTGGGACATCATCTCCTCAAAGAGGCTCTCTCTAACCTCCTGGCTAAAGCACTCCTTCCCCTTTTGGTGTCATCCCCTGGCCTTTGTGGCAACTATCACCATCTGGAAAGGTCTTGGCCATTGATTGGTTTGTATATCTCAGGTTTGTCCTTCCCATTAGGGGAATATTCTGGAACATGAGGGGCAGGAATCGTGTCTGGTGTGCTTACAGTTGAATCCCTACTACCTGGTGTATAGCAGGTGCATAATAATTGCTTGTTGATTGAATGGAAGGATGAAGTGATGAGATCAGGAGGTGGTGATGAGCTCCAGGGTAGGACAGCTCTGACACTCTCCTGCTGGAACTTTGGGTGAGTTccttacctctctgagcccaagggtttttcttttcagttgaggtgtaatttacaaaCAGCAACGAGAACCCATTTTTCCTGTATAGCTCTGTGACCCAAATGCAGGgcactcccagcccccagggctcccGTGAGCTCCCTTTCAGTCACCTCCCAGAGGCAGCCCCAGGTCTGACCTCTATCTCCTTGGCTCCATCTGacctgtttcatttttgtttaatcaACCTGCTTTAAGGAGGCAAAAGTTACATTTAATAATGCAACCGTTTTAAGTgctcaatgagttttgacaagtgtaAACTGCCTTGTTGTCCCATaatcaagatagagaacatttccattaccccAGGGTCCTGTGCCCCTTTGTGGTCACTGCTTTGCCTCCCTAATGATTCACACCAGGTCACCCCCTGGCCCAACCTCTTGTCACCATAGATTAGTTGTGGCCTGTTTGTGAGcttcacataaatagaatcataataTGTGTCCATTTTGTGCCTGTTTCTTTTGCTCAGTGCTGGTGAGATCCCTTGTGGGATGCATGTAGCAGTTGGTAATTCTTTTTCcttgctgcatagtattccaccaGTGAACACATTGTTGTTTGTTTATCCAACAACCTGTTGATGAACCTTTGGGCTGTTTTCAGTTTGAGGCTACCATGACCTTTGTGTTTACATCTTTTGGTGAAACTGTCCTCTTTTCTGTTGGATAAATATCTATAGTGGTTTGATTGGTGTCCCTATCTCCTTCAATTCATGcccacctggaacctcagaatgtgatcttatttggaaattgggTCTTTGCACATGTAATTTAGCTAAGAATCTAGGTGACATCaaactggattagggtgggccacAGATCCAATGAGAGTGTCTTGGTAagagacagaaatgaaaacacagagaGACATGAGAAGGTCatgtggagatggaggcagagatcggAGTGATGTAGCCACAAGTCAGAGAGCACCCAAAATTGCAGACAACACCAGAAGCTGGGACAGAGACATGATTCTCCCACAGAGCCCCTCAAAGGAACCAACCCCGCCAatatcttgattttggacttctggccccctgaactgtgagagaatacatttctgttgttttaaactatCCGGTTTGTAgtcatttgttatggcagccccaagACACTCATAAAATAACCAAGGATGGaatcacattctctttcacaAAATATTGCCAAATGGCTGTCccaagtggttgtaccaattgacattcccaccagctgaGTGGAAGACCCATTGCTTCGTCATCTCTAAAACGGGAACATTAATA comes from the Camelus dromedarius isolate mCamDro1 chromosome 27, mCamDro1.pat, whole genome shotgun sequence genome and includes:
- the TMEM59L gene encoding transmembrane protein 59-like isoform X1, whose amino-acid sequence is MASVTLMPLLLLLLLLLLQPPPATPAPPARDPFAPQLGDTQSCQLRCRDRYPRPQPPQEELENYPTESLNAHDRAVLISACERGCRLFSICRFVARSSKPNATQAECEAACVEAYVKATEQQACSEGCWSQNPEPEPEPESEQKTQPVVESLGHEGAHLQRVEVTWRGSHPEALEVHVDPVGPLDKVRKAKIRVKTSSKAKVESDELQDNDFLSCMSRRSGLPRWILACCLFLSVLVMLWLSCSTLVTAPGQHLKFQPLTLEQHKGFMVEPDWPLYPPPSHAFGDSPPPYKLKLDLTKL
- the TMEM59L gene encoding transmembrane protein 59-like isoform X2, whose amino-acid sequence is MASVTLMPLLLLLLLLLLQPPPATPAPPARDPFAPQLGDTQSCQLRCRDRYPRPQPPQEELENYPTESLNAHDRAVLISACERGCRLFSICRFVARSSKPNATQAECEAACVEAYVKATEQQACSEGCWSQNPEPEPEPESEQKRKVLEAPSGALSLLDLFSTLCNDLVNSAQGFVSSTWTYYLQTDNGKVVVFQTQPVVESLGHEGAHLQRVEVTWRGSHPEALEVHVDPVGPLDKVRKAKIRVKTSSKAKVESDELQDNDFLSCMSRRSGLPRWILACCLFLSVLVMLWLSCSTLVTAPGQHLKFQPLTLEQHKGFMVEPDWPLYPPPSHAFGDSPPPYKLKLDLTKL